The Prionailurus bengalensis isolate Pbe53 chromosome B1, Fcat_Pben_1.1_paternal_pri, whole genome shotgun sequence genomic interval tgtgtgtgtgtgtgtgtgtgtataccacatcttctttacccattcatctattgatggatacttagattgcttccatatctttgctaagcatttattatatttaaccCTTTTCCTACTAGAAATCTAAGTGACGATGTTAAGGGATAAACGTTGGAATTATTTGTTcataacttttaaatttctttaatcagGTTTTACAATTCATAATACATCtaattataatttcattaatAAACTGTAGGTTTTCTTTATGTGTATATTCTCCAAAGGCATTTAAAGCAAAGGGATTATTTATTCCCAATTTTAATGTACAGCTGTCATATTTTCTCTGAGCCCAAGTCATTCTATTTAAATGAGAAAGGAACTGAAGTTTCTTTTTGCTCCTGCCAAATCACTTTATTATCAGCAGGCATTCCTTGTTATTGTCTAGACTGTTTGTATGGTCTTGTTGTcaaactagaaatgaaaaatagagataGAAAAAGTAATACACCAGATCTCATGGGGCTTGGTGAAAATTTTCACATTTGTGCTAGATAATTGAAAGTATTCTATGTATtcatcttccctttttttttttttggtttatttatttattttgagagagagagagagatagtgcacagaaggggcagagagagaggaagagagagaatcccaagcagtttctgaaccatcagtgtggagcctgatgtgggctcgaactcacgtgcCTTGAGAtagagacctgagccaaagtcagacgcttaactgactaagccacccaggtgcccctgtattgtCTTAATTTAAAGTCTAAATAAATGACCTATCAGAAGATTTTCatcaaaatattagaattaaagaTATCAATGCCTGAAGTATAGGAGTGAACTAACATGCTGTTTTGATTGTTGCAGGCAGGTCAGATTCTGAGACACATCATGTCCAATTTTGAAGATGCTGACACGGAAGAGACAATAACTTGTCTCCAGATAACTGTTTACCATCCTGTCCAGCTGCAAAGTGGAATATTCCAATCCATAAGGTTTTATAACCGAGAAAAACTTCCCTCCAGTGAAGTGGTGAAATTTGGCCGAAATTCCAATATCTGTCATTATACCTTTCAGGACAAACAAGTTTCCCGAGTTCAGTTTTCTCTGCAGCTGTTTAAAAAGTTTGATAGTTCAgttctctcttttgaaataaaaaatatgagtaAGAAGACCAGTCTGCTTGTGGACAACAAGGAGCTGTGCTACTTAAATAAAATAGACCTGCCTGACAAGTGCATGGTCAGATTTGGTGACTATCAACTCCTGATAGAGAAGGAAGATGGAGAGTCTTTAGAATTTTTTGAGACTCAATTTATTTTGTCTCCAACATCACTCTTGCAAGAAAACAACTGGCCACTACAGAAGCCCATACCTGAGGATGGCTGTTACTCATCCTATTCTACCCAAAACACTTTTCCTACAGAAATGGATGAAAATGAATTGTGAACACAGAGGGCTAAGAGGAGAATCGTGAAGGATGAAGAAATCTGTAGACATTTTATAGATATTTCACAGTTTATTAGTATATTACTGTTATCTGTTATCAAATTCGGGATCTCTTCTTATCATTTTGAAGTCTGTAAATTGTATTAGTCATTGATTTAGTCATCTGTTGCATTCCTAGATGTATGAAGAATTCTTAAGTGTATTTAAGTGTACCTCTGTGAACATTAATGTACAAAAAGCATCCTTGGTGATGAAGGAATAGTGTTCTCAAAatagttatattattttctttttatgcttgATTTTAGCCCTATGTTTTGCAAGGAACCACCTCTTTGTTTGGTCATATTATTTCACAAGCGGCTCTTTGTTTTCAATGTCAAGGCCATGGTTGAGTTGCTCCTGGTGGTATAGCCTGTTGCTACTTGCAGTGCTAGAGTACTGCAACACAGCATGATGTGTTTTGGAGCAGTGTCTACGcgtcattgtggttttattataGGAAGCCTTATTTGAGCAATAATACCTTTTCTATGATTTCCTTTTTGTAGAATTGTGGTGTTTATTTCCAAAAGTAGTTCTCCGTATCTATATTCAGTATCTAAAACcaatattttagacattttaataaacCATTGctatgtttagaatttttttgttttcttaccaaatattacattgatttttatgtactacacactttaaaaaaattttttttttaacatttattcattattgagagagagagactgagcatgagccggggaggggcagagagagagggagacacagaatctgaagcaggctccaggctctgagctgtcagcacagagcccgaagtggggctcgaactcacaaaccgcgagatcatgacctgagccgaagtcagacgctcaaccgactgagccacccaggcgcctctactACACACTTTTAAATTGCATGAATTCAAAATTTTAACAGCATGCATGCACATAATAAAGTTGAAGTCTAGGGGCACCTAACCGATtcctcagttaagcatctgatcttaATTTCAAGGTCAAGATTATCACGGCCACgaggttgagccccgtgtcgggctctgcactgagtgtggagcctgtttaaaattctctcaccctctgcccctcctccattctctctttttctctctctctccaaaaaacaaGGTCTAAGTttaattctaaacatttttttgaaatgtttgaaatttttttgaaattctttctgAAGACAGAACTGTTCTTAGACTGCTTGCTGTAAGGGAGGAGTGCTGTAGGCCTCAGGCAGAGGAGGCTGTGGCTGGGGATTAAGTCACCACCATCTGCCCCTCAGTGCCTATTGGCTCCAATTCTCGTCTTCCTCACTTCACATGGTGGCACACGGCCACTAGTAGTTCCTGTGACACCACATTCTTTGGTTTCCTGTATTCTTGTGTTTGCTTCTGATGGCTGTTTTTCTACCCCTGTTCTCTAAATATCAATAGTTGGGCTTCTCTGCCTATATGCTTCCCCAGGGTGATCTTACCTAGTGTAATGACTGCAAATACCATTTACCTACTAATGACTCCTAAACTTGTACCTTGACCTCTTCTTCTCCGAGCTGCAGACATATATCCCATCACCTTCTTGAGACCTTCATTCAGATTTCTCATAAACATCTCAAATTTAATTTCCCAAAACAGAACTCTTAATTTCCTCCACCTTCCTAAATCTGTTCCTGCCACTGCATTCATTAAGTTAGAAACCAAAAAACTATTGACAAGCATAGTTGCAGCTCTTAGGTTGGCTGTCACACGTCCATAGATTTAGCCAGCAGGGAGACAATGAGCTCAAATAGACTTAGTCTATTACTTACACAGATAGCAAAAGGAAGATCAGCATGGAG includes:
- the TIFA gene encoding TRAF-interacting protein with FHA domain-containing protein A, which produces MSNFEDADTEETITCLQITVYHPVQLQSGIFQSIRFYNREKLPSSEVVKFGRNSNICHYTFQDKQVSRVQFSLQLFKKFDSSVLSFEIKNMSKKTSLLVDNKELCYLNKIDLPDKCMVRFGDYQLLIEKEDGESLEFFETQFILSPTSLLQENNWPLQKPIPEDGCYSSYSTQNTFPTEMDENEL